A DNA window from Choristoneura fumiferana chromosome 2, NRCan_CFum_1, whole genome shotgun sequence contains the following coding sequences:
- the Mlp60A gene encoding muscle LIM protein at 60A isoform X3, with the protein MPFKPADNPKCPKCGKSVYAAEERVAGGFKWHKMCFKCGMCQKMLDSTNAAEHESELYCKNCHGRKYGPKGYGFGGGAGCLSMDSGDHLKSDAN; encoded by the exons ATGCCTTTCAAACCAGCAGATAACCCGAAGTGCCCGAAGTGCGGCAAGTCCGTGTACGCGGCTGAGGAGCGCGTCGCCGGCGGATTCAAATGGCACAAGATGTGCTTCAAATGCG GCATGTGCCAGAAGATGCTGGACTCCACCAATGCCGCAGAACACGAAAGTGAACTGTACTGCAAAAACTGCCACGGCCGCAAATACGGTCCCAAAGGCTACGGCTTCGGCGGTGGCGCAGGCTGTCTTTCCATGGACAGCGGAGACCATCTGAAGAGTGACGC GAATTGA